One region of Gorilla gorilla gorilla isolate KB3781 chromosome 15, NHGRI_mGorGor1-v2.1_pri, whole genome shotgun sequence genomic DNA includes:
- the LOC109023152 gene encoding uncharacterized protein, which translates to MTSLQDGVETWAECAGLACKGWGHVASMVLFVQVASGRAVSRDEFPSPCLAHQCPAPWALRLTERDPPHPGTLWIEATQRQSLDDQGGPTRSERQWGFHQGRPQRPSSEKKNVLASEDTALEGDVSCWRKPLMPQAGSGAPPECSCCIRYLCPRSRSSQVCFSFFTSSRL; encoded by the exons ATGACATCTCTTCAGGATGGTGTAGAGACGTGGGCGGAGTGTGCAGGGCTGGCGTGCAAGGGGTGGGGACACGTTGCATCCATGGTGCTGTTTGTGCAG GTGGCCTCTGGGAGGGCAGTTTCCAGAGATGAATTTCCTTCCCCTTGCCTGGCCCACCAGTGCCCAGCCCCATGGGCTCTGAGGCTGACGGAGAGAGACCCG CCACACCCCGGGACACTCTGGATCGAAGCCACCCAGCGTCAGAGCTTGGACGATCAAGGTGGACCTACCCGCTCAGAAAGACAGTGGGGCTTCCATCAAGGGAGACCTCAACGACCTtcctctgaaaagaaaaatgtccttGCAA gtgaggacacAGCTTTAGAGGGAGACGTGTCTTGCTGGAg gaagccgtTAATGCCCCAGGCTGGATCAGGGGCCCCGCCTGAATGTTCCTGCTGCATCAGGTACCTCTGCCCTCGATCACGCTCTAGCCAGGTATGTTTCTCCTTTTTCACCTCCTCCAGACTGTGA